The Catharus ustulatus isolate bCatUst1 chromosome 13, bCatUst1.pri.v2, whole genome shotgun sequence genome includes a window with the following:
- the LMCD1 gene encoding LIM and cysteine-rich domains protein 1 encodes MSGRGAPCLRCRGLCTGFEPHSWRKICKSCKCSQEEHGLSSELDEDRKVGGLLSGSRYAALTARPKGGDGARIYKRNRMIVTNPNISGKDPTFDTITYEWAPPGLTQKLAMQYMELVPPELQPVAGTEGAFHRRRRLARQLPLHDQDPAQCRGLSEGEQPLMEEFVRKYKAEALGVGEVALPGQGGGGGKEEEKRQDKSTEPSRAPESPNGALESTAGTGHYLCDSCHQPVPGDCPVVYADRAGYSRQWHPGCFVCCRCSEPLVDLIYFWKSGAAWCGRHYCESLRPRCAGCDEIIFSEDYQQVEGLAWHNKHFACLECETLLLGKPFALANASLLCTTCSQSRV; translated from the exons ATGTCGGGGAGAGGAGCGCCGTGTTTGCGCTGCCGAGGGCTGTGCACGGGCTTCGAGCCCCACTCCTGGAG GAAGATCTGCAAGTCGTGCAAGTGCAGCCAGGAGGAGCACGGGCTGAGCTCGGAGCTGGACGAGGACCGCAAGGTCGGGGGGCTGCTCTCGGGCTCGCGCTACGCGGCGCTCACGGCGCGCCCCAAGGGCGGCGACGGCGCCCGCATCTACAAGAGGAACCGCATGATCGTCACCAACCCCAACATCTCGGGCAAGGACCCCACCTTCGACACCATCACCTACGAGTGGGCCCCGCCAGGGCTCACCCAGAAGCTG GCCATGCAGTACATGGAGCTGGTGCCCCCGGAGCTGCAGCCCGTGGCGGGCACGGAGGGCGCGTTCCATCGCCGGCGGCGCCTGGCGCGGCAGCTCCCGCTGCACGACCAGGACCCGGCCCAGTGCCGCGGGCTCAGCGAGGGAGAGCAGCCCCTGATGGAGGAGTTCGTCAGGAAGTACAAGGCTGAGGCGCTGGGGGTcggggaggtggcactgccgggccagggcggcggcggcgggaaggaggaggagaagcgCCAGGACAAGAGCAcggagcccagcagagcccccgAGTCACCCAACGGGGCCCTGGAGAGCACAGCGGGCACCGGGCACTAC ctctgtgACTCCTGCCATCAGCCCGTGCCCGGGGACTGCCCCGTGGTCTATGCCGACCGTGCTGGCTACTCGCGGCAGTGGCACCCGGGCTGCTTCGTGTGCTGCCGCTGCTCCGAGCCCCTCGTGGACCTCATCTACTTCTGGAAGAGCGGGGCAGCCTGGTGTGGGCGGCACTACTGCGAGAGCCTGCGGCCCCGCTGCGCCGGCTGCGACGAG atCATCTTCTCGGAGGACTACCAGCAGGTGGAAGGGCTGGCCTGGCACAACAAGCACTTTGCCTGCCTGGAGTGTGAGACGCTGCTGCTGGGCAAACCCTTTGCCCTGGCCAATGCCAGCCTGCTGTGCAccacctgcagccagagccGGGTCTGA